In Eucalyptus grandis isolate ANBG69807.140 chromosome 4, ASM1654582v1, whole genome shotgun sequence, the following proteins share a genomic window:
- the LOC104428853 gene encoding protein DMR6-LIKE OXYGENASE 2 — MATAATKLLLIDRVPGINRVPNSYIRPQADRPNLTEVEASDASTIPLIDLQGLFGPNRDDIIRQIGKACQRDGFFQIKNHGIPEEVVQAIMNIAGEFFRLPESERLKNYSDDPSKSTRLSTSFNIKTEKVSNWRDFLRLHCYPLEEYMHEWPTNPPSFRKEVGEYCTRVRELALKLLEAISESLGLEREYISKNLGKHGQHMAMNYYPPCPQPELTYGLPGHTDQNLITILLQDEVPGLQVLRDGKWIAVNPIPNTFIVNIGDQMQVISNDKYKSILHRAVVNCDRERISIPTFYCPSPEALIGPAQGLIDHEHPAVYRSFTYEEYYHKFWNRGLRTECCLTCSRYPRLRIYSKLRSCSFCVDVEKMRLFHINKLSCQLSLTCSPPHPPPPRRPSSSLSLSESFFIAFTSKRKDSTKISPFS, encoded by the exons ATGGCTACGGCTGCCACTAAGCTCTTGCTCATCGACCGCGTGCCCGGCATCAACCGCGTGCCCAATAGTTACATCCGGCCCCAGGCTGACCGCCCTAACCTCACTGAGGTCGAGGCCTCAGATGCCTCCACCATCCCACTCATTGATCTCCAAGGCCTCTTTGGTCCCAACCGTGATGATATTATCAGACAGATTGGTAAAGCATGTCAACGAGATGGTTTCTTTCAG ATCAAGAACCATGGGATACCGGAAGAGGTGGTGCAGGCCATCATGAACATAGCGGGGGAATTTTTCCGGTTGCCGGAGAGCGAGAGGCTGAAGAATTACTCTGATGACCCGTCGAAATCGACCAGGCTTTCGACTAGCTTTAATATCAAGACCGAGAAGGTGTCTAACTGGAGGGACTTCTTGAGACTCCATTGCTACCCTCTTGAAGAATACATGCATGAGTGGCCAACCAATCCTCCATCGTTCAG GAAGGAGGTGGGAGAGTATTGCACAAGAGTAAGAGAACTGGCGCTCAAACTGTTGGAAGCCATATCAGAAAGCCTGGGGCTTGAAAGGGAATACATAAGCAAGAACTTGGGCAAGCATGGTCAGCACATGGCTATGAACTACTATCCGCCGTGCCCACAGCCCGAGCTCACCTACGGGTTGCCGGGCCACACCGACCAGAACTTAATCACCATCCTACTTCAGGACGAGGTGCCCGGGTTACAAGTCCTTAGGGATGGAAAATGGATTGCTGTCAATCCCATCCCCAACACCTTCATTGTCAACATAGGAGATCAAATGCAG GTCATTAGCAATGACAAGTACAAGAGCATACTtcatagagcagtggtgaactGTGACAGGGAGAGAATCTCCATTCCAACCTTTTATTGCCCATCACCAGAAGCCCTAATTGGACCTGCTCAGGGCTTGATTGACCACGAGCATCCTGCGGTTTACAGGAGCTTCACTTATGAAGAATATTACCACAAGTTCTGGAACAGAGGACTCAGGACCGAATGTTGCTTGACATGTTCAAGATACCCTCGGCttagaatttattctaaacttcgGTCTTGCAGTTTTTGTGTTGATGTGGAGAAAAtgaggttgttccatataaataaattatcgtGTCAACTCTCATTGACATGCTCCCCTCCCCACCCCCCCCCACCCCGGCGGccatcctcctctctctccctctctgaaTCTTTCTTCATCGCTTTCACTTCGAAGAGGAAGGATTCGACCAAAATCTCTCCCTTCTCCtag
- the LOC104443083 gene encoding protein DMR6-LIKE OXYGENASE 2, producing the protein MATPATKLLLIDRVPNNYIWPQADRPNLTEVEASDASTIPLIDLQGLFGPNRDDIIRQIGKACQQDGFFQIKNHGIQEEMVQAIMNIAGEFFRLPESERLKNYSDDRSESTRLWTSFNIKTEKVSYWREFLRLLCYPLEEYMHEWPTNPPSFRKEVGEYCTRVRELALKLLEAISESLGLEREYISENLGKHGQRMAMNYYPPCPQPELTYGLLCHTDPNLITILLQDDVPGLQVLRNGKWIAVNPIPNTFIVNMGDQMQVISNDKYKSILHRAVVNSDRERISIPTFYCPSPEALIGPAQGLIDHEHPAVYRSFTYKEYYHTFWNKGLMTECCLDMFKIPSA; encoded by the exons ATGGCTACGCCCGCCACTAAGCTCTTGCTCATCGACCGCGTGCCCAACAATTACATCTGGCCCCAGGCTGACCGCCCTAACCTCACTGAGGTCGAGGCCTCAGATGCCTCCACCATCCCACTAATTGATCTCCAAGGCCTCTTTGGTCCCAACCGTGATGATATTATCAGACAGATTGGTAAAGCATGTCAACAAGATGGTTTCTTTCAG ATCAAGAACCATGGGATACAGGAAGAGATGGTGCAGGCCATCATGAACATAGCGGGGGAATTTTTCCGGTTGCCAGAGAGCGAGAGGCTGAAGAATTACTCCGATGACCGGTCGGAATCGACCAGGCTCTGGACTAGCTTTAATATCAAGACCGAGAAGGTGTCTTACTGGAGAGAATTCTTGAGACTCCTTTGCTACCCTCTTGAAGAATACATGCATGAGTGGCCGACGAATCCTCCATCGTTCAG GAAGGAGGTGGGAGAGTATTGCACAAGAGTAAGAGAACTGGCGCTCAAACTGTTGGAAGCCATATCAGAAAGCCTGGGGCTTGAAAGGGAATACATAAGCGAGAACTTGGGCAAGCATGGTCAGCGGATGGCTATGAACTACTATCCACCATGCCCACAGCCCGAGCTCACTTACGGGTTGCTCTGCCACACCGATCCGAATTTGATCACCATCCTTCTTCAGGACGACGTGCCTGGTTTACAAGTCCTTAGAAATGGAAAATGGATTGCTGTCAATCCCATCCCCAACACCTTCATTGTCAACATGGGAGATCAAATGCAG GTCATTAGCAATGACAAGTACAAGAGCATACTtcatagagcagtggtgaactCTGACAGGGAGAGAATCTCCATTCCAACCTTTTATTGCCCATCACCAGAAGCCCTAATTGGACCTGCTCAGGGCTTGATTGACCACGAACATCCTGCGGTTTACAGGAGCTTCACTTATAAAGAATATTACCACACGTTCTGGAACAAAGGACTTATGACCGAATGTTGCTTGGACATGTTCAAGATACCCTCGGCttag
- the LOC108959224 gene encoding metal tolerance protein A2-like, which translates to MKNKFEQLVQANDARKDLYDKEKELQDVKQEVLGLKQALKDANDQCVLLFNEVQKAWKVSYTLQSDLKGNAMVTNMVMVTVKAMIMITGIVEMRKESGPKQKKQWNINVQGAYLHVLGDSIQSVGVMIGGAIIWYKPEWKIIDLICTLIFSVIVLGTTIRMLRNILEVLMESTPREIDATRLAQGLCEIDDVTAVHELHIWAITVGKVLLACHVKIKHEANADRVLNKVVDFIRREYNISHVTIQIERE; encoded by the exons atgaaaaataaatttgagcaATTAGTACAG GCCAATGATGCGAGGAAGGATTTGTATGATAAAGAGAAAGAATTACAAGATGTTAAACAAGAGGTTTTGGGGCTAAAACAAGCGTTGAAAGATGCAAATGATCAATGTGTCCTCCTTTTCAATGAAGTTCAGAAGGCATGGAAGGTCTCCTATACTCTGCAGTCAGATTTGAAG GGAAATGCCATGGTCACGAACATGGTCATGGTCACGGTCAAGGCCATGATCATGATCACTGGCATAGTGGAGATG CGAAAAGAGAGTGGGCCGAAACAGAAGAAGCAATGGAATATTAATGTACAGGGTGCTTATCTTCATGTGCTAGGAGATTCGATTCAGAGTGTTGGCGTGATGATTGGTGGAGCGATCATATGGTATAAGCCCGAGTGGAAGATCATCGATTTGATATGTACCCTTATATTCTCAGTGATTGTGCTGGGCACTACAATAAGAATGCTTCGGAATATTTTGGAGGTTCTCATGGAGAGCACACCGAGGGAGATTGATGCCACAAGGCTGGCACAGGGTCTGTGCGAGATAGATGATGTGACTGCAGTGCATGAGTTGCACATCTGGGCAATAACAGTCGGGAAAGTCTTGCTGGCTTGCCACGTTAAAATAAAGCATGAAGCCAATGCGGACAGGGTGCTGAACAAGGTTGTTGACTTCATCAGAAGAGAATATAACATCAGCCATGTCACTATTCAGATAGAGCGTGAGTAG